A stretch of Phoenix dactylifera cultivar Barhee BC4 chromosome 16, palm_55x_up_171113_PBpolish2nd_filt_p, whole genome shotgun sequence DNA encodes these proteins:
- the LOC103696597 gene encoding uncharacterized protein LOC103696597 gives MSSLGTSKGLLELGKFAVYVTVPIGLTYAVATDSKTLHKIMGLRQYVVYPPEGPRPPSPEELREMAREMARKKNND, from the exons ATGTCGTCGCTGGGGACATCGAAAGGGTTGCTGGAGCTCGGGAAGTTTGCGGTGTACGTGACCGTCCCGATCGGTCTCACCTACGCCGTCGCCACCGACTCCAAGACACTCCACAAGATCATGGGATTG CGTCAATATGTGGTTTATCCTCCTGAGGGTCCTCGGCCCCCATCACCAGAGGAACTACGAGAGATGGCACGAGAGATGGCTCGCAAGAAGAACAATGATTAA